In the genome of Xanthobacteraceae bacterium, one region contains:
- a CDS encoding DUF1304 domain-containing protein, translating into MALIANILVGLVAALHAYILVLEMFLWTTPTGLRAFNMSAQQAQATAVLAANQGLYNGFLAAGLVYGLIASNPAVAFHFKVFFLLCVMAAGLYGGYSVSSRIIMIQTVPAAIALLFVWLANR; encoded by the coding sequence ATGGCATTGATTGCGAACATTCTGGTCGGCCTCGTCGCCGCGCTGCACGCCTATATTCTCGTGCTGGAGATGTTTCTGTGGACCACGCCGACGGGCCTGCGCGCCTTCAACATGAGCGCGCAACAGGCGCAGGCGACCGCCGTGCTCGCCGCCAACCAAGGCCTCTATAATGGCTTCCTCGCCGCGGGCCTGGTCTACGGATTGATCGCCTCGAACCCGGCGGTGGCATTCCACTTCAAGGTCTTCTTCCTGCTGTGCGTGATGGCGGCCGGCCTCTATGGCGGCTACAGCGTTTCGTCGCGCATCATCATGATCCAGACGGTGCCGGCTGCGATTGCGCTGCTCTTTGTCTGGCTGGCGAACAGGTAA
- a CDS encoding sigma-54-dependent Fis family transcriptional regulator, which translates to MVRNNGSSEPNRVASASQPARVLVVDHDPPTRRLLAKALASVSPLPLEIVEAERAEDAVAAARKASFAAAVVTFDRRALSANMEMIAGLREAGIHGPVVATSSTGSVTAAVEAIRAGVNDFVVKPFQPKEFARRLLARLREHNSHRVAVAEMPAHETDETFEGFIGASGTMKEVYAQIARIAPSKAPVFVTGESGTGKEVCAEAIHARSRAGNGPFIALNCGAIPKELMESEIFGHVKGAFTSAHEDRAGAAELANGGTLFLDEICEMDIALQAKLLRFIQTGTFRRVGGSKEQQVNVRFVCATNRDPKAEVEAGRFREDLYYRLHVLPMNLPALRERGGDILLLARSFLARFAGEEGRAFAGFDAEAESALLAYRWPGNVRQLQNVIRRVVVLHDGAEVTGAMLDLPVGAAHEAARDTGPLPRVASPSIDPYWLQEQRIIEEALKAFDGNAQKAAAALEIAPSTIYRKMQSWVQE; encoded by the coding sequence ATGGTAAGGAATAACGGCTCGTCCGAGCCAAATCGCGTTGCGTCTGCGTCTCAGCCCGCCCGTGTTCTCGTCGTAGATCACGATCCGCCCACCCGCCGCCTGCTCGCGAAAGCGCTGGCAAGCGTATCTCCGCTGCCGCTCGAAATCGTCGAGGCCGAGCGCGCGGAAGATGCCGTGGCGGCCGCCCGGAAGGCTTCCTTCGCGGCCGCGGTCGTGACCTTCGACCGCCGCGCGCTCTCCGCGAACATGGAAATGATCGCGGGGCTGCGCGAAGCCGGCATCCACGGGCCTGTGGTCGCGACTTCTTCCACCGGTTCGGTCACGGCGGCGGTGGAGGCGATCCGCGCCGGGGTCAACGACTTCGTCGTCAAGCCGTTCCAGCCGAAAGAATTTGCGCGCCGCCTGCTCGCTCGCCTGCGCGAACATAACTCGCACCGCGTGGCGGTTGCGGAAATGCCCGCGCACGAGACGGACGAAACCTTCGAGGGCTTCATCGGCGCTTCCGGTACGATGAAAGAAGTCTATGCGCAGATCGCGCGCATCGCGCCGTCGAAAGCGCCGGTCTTCGTCACCGGCGAGAGCGGCACCGGCAAGGAAGTCTGCGCCGAGGCGATCCATGCGCGTTCGCGCGCGGGCAACGGCCCGTTCATCGCGCTCAACTGCGGCGCGATCCCGAAAGAATTGATGGAAAGCGAAATCTTCGGCCACGTGAAAGGCGCCTTCACTTCCGCGCACGAGGACCGCGCGGGTGCGGCCGAGCTTGCGAACGGCGGCACGCTATTCCTCGACGAAATCTGCGAAATGGATATCGCGTTGCAGGCGAAGCTGCTGCGCTTCATCCAGACCGGCACCTTCCGCCGCGTCGGCGGCTCGAAGGAGCAGCAGGTGAACGTGCGTTTCGTCTGCGCCACCAACCGCGACCCGAAAGCGGAAGTGGAAGCGGGCCGCTTCCGCGAAGATCTCTATTACCGGCTGCATGTGCTGCCGATGAACCTGCCTGCGCTACGCGAGCGCGGCGGCGACATCCTTCTGCTCGCGCGTTCTTTCCTCGCGCGTTTCGCGGGCGAAGAAGGCCGGGCATTCGCGGGTTTCGACGCGGAAGCGGAAAGCGCGCTGCTCGCCTATCGCTGGCCGGGCAACGTGCGCCAGTTGCAGAACGTCATCCGCCGCGTCGTGGTGCTCCATGACGGCGCGGAAGTCACCGGTGCGATGCTCGACCTGCCGGTCGGCGCGGCTCACGAAGCTGCCCGCGATACGGGACCGCTGCCGCGCGTCGCCAGCCCGTCGATCGACCCGTACTGGCTACAGGAGCAGCGTATCATCGAGGAAGCGCTCAAGGCCTTCGACGGCAACGCGCAGAAGGCCGCTGCCGCGCTGGAAATCGCGCCGTCCACGATCTACCGGAAAATGCAGAGCTGGGTGCAGGAGTAG
- a CDS encoding aspartate aminotransferase family protein, with protein sequence MSVAYDFDAKYAPNDLESFWIPFTANRAFKKRPRLVIGAKDMHYTAANGHKVLDGAAGLWCINPGHNRAPIVEAIRTQAAEMDFAPSFQFSHPKAFTLASRIAELAPGDLDHVFFCNSGSEAVDTALKIALAYHNVTGNASRTRLIGRERGYHGVGFGGISVGGMVANRKQFGTALGGTDHMRATYDREKQAFSKGEPEYGAEFAEDLERLVALHDASTIAAVIVEPMSGSTGVVPSPKGYLKRLREICDKYGILLIFDEVITGYGRLGHAFAAERYGVVPDLITFAKGITAGSVPMGGVIARKGIYDAFMKGPEHVIELFHGYTYSAHPLAVAAGIATLDLYKEEDLFNRAKKIEPLWYDAAMSLKGTPGVLDIRCVGLTCGIDLSPRADAPGKRGYESLEYAFHDLGIMIRAAGDTLCVSPPLIVSESQIGEIFEKLGKVIKAIQ encoded by the coding sequence ATGTCCGTTGCCTACGATTTCGACGCCAAGTACGCCCCGAACGATCTCGAGTCGTTCTGGATTCCCTTCACCGCCAATCGTGCCTTCAAGAAGCGTCCGCGCCTCGTCATCGGCGCAAAGGACATGCACTACACCGCAGCGAACGGCCACAAGGTGCTGGACGGTGCTGCCGGCCTGTGGTGCATCAATCCGGGCCACAACCGCGCGCCAATCGTCGAAGCGATCCGCACGCAGGCGGCGGAAATGGATTTCGCGCCCTCGTTCCAGTTCTCGCATCCGAAGGCGTTTACGCTCGCATCGCGCATCGCGGAGCTGGCGCCCGGCGACCTCGATCATGTCTTCTTCTGCAATTCGGGTTCGGAAGCGGTCGACACCGCGCTCAAAATCGCGCTCGCCTATCACAACGTCACCGGCAACGCCTCGCGCACGCGCCTGATTGGCCGCGAGCGCGGCTATCACGGCGTCGGTTTCGGCGGCATTTCGGTCGGCGGCATGGTCGCGAACCGAAAGCAGTTCGGCACCGCGCTCGGCGGCACCGACCACATGCGCGCAACCTACGATCGCGAGAAACAGGCCTTCTCGAAAGGCGAGCCGGAATACGGCGCCGAGTTTGCGGAAGATTTGGAACGTCTCGTCGCGCTGCATGACGCTTCGACGATTGCAGCGGTGATCGTGGAGCCGATGTCCGGCTCAACCGGCGTGGTGCCTTCTCCGAAGGGCTACCTGAAGCGGTTGCGCGAAATCTGCGACAAGTACGGCATCCTGCTCATCTTCGACGAGGTGATCACCGGCTATGGCCGTCTTGGTCACGCCTTCGCGGCGGAACGCTACGGCGTGGTGCCCGACCTCATCACCTTCGCAAAGGGGATCACCGCCGGATCGGTGCCGATGGGCGGCGTGATCGCGCGCAAGGGAATCTACGACGCCTTCATGAAAGGCCCGGAGCACGTCATCGAACTGTTCCACGGCTACACGTATTCGGCGCATCCGCTCGCCGTCGCGGCCGGTATCGCCACGCTCGATCTCTACAAGGAAGAAGACCTCTTCAACCGCGCGAAGAAGATCGAGCCGCTATGGTACGACGCGGCGATGTCGCTCAAGGGAACGCCCGGCGTACTCGACATCCGCTGCGTCGGTCTCACCTGCGGCATTGATCTTAGCCCCCGCGCCGATGCGCCGGGCAAGCGCGGCTACGAGTCGCTCGAATACGCCTTCCACGATCTCGGCATCATGATCCGCGCCGCAGGCGACACGCTTTGCGTTTCGCCGCCGCTGATTGTTTCGGAATCGCAGATCGGCGAAATTTTCGAGAAGCTCGGCAAGGTGATCAAGGCGATTCAGTAG